The Paenibacillus macerans genome includes a window with the following:
- a CDS encoding DUF58 domain-containing protein, whose protein sequence is MQLPWLIISAVLLIGLVAAVYRRRALKGIRYERYFSKRAAFEGDEVEMIEVIANAKLLPLPWLRLESSIPAGLAFGKQSNLAIHAGEIYQNHSSLFHLRPYRQITRRHKVGCAHRGLYRLESATMTTGDPLGLNSEVKRFPLDLELLVYPRAVPLEELPLPNHSWLGEVTVRRWIVEDPFLTAGIRAYRPGDPLSQINWKATARTGELQVHKRDYTADHRLVICLNAEVSDSMWKTVTAPERIELGIRYAASVAEHALRNGLSAGFICNARLTDGPAEPVRIEPQAATDQLELLLETMARLVLDRTVSMVRLLELELEAGAADTDYLIISCHWGEKLAETAELLRRGGNGVEWMEIPDWADQGSGEAGEFDEWMSFISS, encoded by the coding sequence ATGCAGCTGCCTTGGCTTATTATAAGCGCGGTTCTCCTTATCGGGCTGGTTGCCGCGGTATACCGCCGGCGCGCGCTGAAGGGGATCCGGTATGAGCGGTATTTTTCCAAACGGGCCGCATTTGAAGGCGATGAAGTCGAAATGATCGAGGTCATCGCCAACGCCAAGCTGCTGCCGCTGCCTTGGCTTCGCCTGGAATCGAGCATTCCCGCCGGGCTTGCGTTCGGAAAGCAGAGCAACCTGGCGATTCATGCCGGGGAAATCTATCAGAACCACAGCAGTCTATTTCACCTTCGTCCGTACCGGCAAATCACAAGGCGCCATAAGGTCGGGTGCGCCCACAGGGGGCTATACCGGCTGGAATCGGCCACGATGACGACGGGCGATCCGCTGGGACTAAACTCGGAGGTCAAACGCTTCCCGCTGGATCTGGAGCTGCTCGTCTATCCGCGGGCGGTTCCGCTGGAGGAGCTGCCGCTGCCGAACCACAGCTGGCTGGGGGAAGTCACCGTCCGGCGCTGGATCGTGGAGGACCCGTTTCTGACCGCAGGGATCCGCGCCTATCGTCCCGGCGATCCGCTGAGCCAGATCAACTGGAAAGCGACGGCCCGGACCGGGGAGCTGCAGGTGCACAAGCGGGATTACACCGCCGACCACCGGCTGGTGATCTGCCTTAATGCGGAGGTTAGCGATTCGATGTGGAAAACGGTGACCGCGCCGGAGCGGATCGAGCTGGGGATTCGTTATGCCGCATCGGTGGCGGAGCATGCCCTGCGCAATGGGCTGAGCGCGGGCTTTATATGCAATGCTCGGCTGACGGACGGCCCGGCGGAGCCGGTCCGCATTGAGCCGCAGGCGGCAACCGATCAACTGGAGCTGTTGCTGGAAACGATGGCGCGGCTGGTGCTGGACCGAACGGTTTCGATGGTTCGGCTGCTCGAACTGGAGCTTGAGGCGGGGGCGGCCGATACCGATTATTTGATCATTTCCTGCCACTGGGGCGAGAAGCTCGCGGAAACGGCGGAGCTGCTGCGGCGCGGCGGCAACGGCGTGGAATGGATGGAAATTCCCGATTGGGCCGATCAAGGTTCGGGAGAAGCGGGCGAATTTGATGAATGGATGAGCTTCATCAGCTCATAA